The following are from one region of the Gammaproteobacteria bacterium genome:
- a CDS encoding PilZ domain-containing protein encodes MSDDHTQALSDGIRFQAVVPVDWCKIPSLPLDRTQSQTASANLRLLNALNVLEEIPHDLEKSPQALTESSHLDAKLDLILGMLGELLHQQAKIPEVAVVTISSHALSLTELRPPSVPGAGDLLRLRLFLDTRFPQALVLYGSVSTTTETGFSVALHPQGGLVQAQFDKLIFRQHRRAIALSRSASES; translated from the coding sequence ATGTCAGACGATCACACCCAGGCGCTCTCGGATGGAATAAGGTTTCAGGCAGTGGTGCCTGTTGACTGGTGCAAAATCCCGTCGCTGCCGCTTGACCGTACCCAATCGCAAACCGCCAGTGCCAATTTACGTCTGCTGAACGCGCTGAATGTCCTCGAAGAAATCCCGCACGATCTGGAGAAATCCCCCCAGGCCCTGACCGAGTCCTCCCACCTGGATGCCAAACTGGATCTCATCCTCGGCATGCTGGGCGAATTGCTGCATCAGCAGGCGAAGATACCGGAGGTCGCGGTGGTGACGATCTCCAGTCACGCCTTGTCGCTGACCGAGCTAAGGCCCCCGAGTGTGCCGGGTGCGGGCGATCTGCTGCGGCTGCGGCTGTTTCTGGATACCCGTTTCCCGCAGGCCCTGGTGCTGTATGGGAGTGTGTCCACGACGACGGAGACCGGTTTTTCGGTGGCGTTGCACCCTCAGGGTGGACTGGTGCAGGCACAGTTCGACAAGCTGATCTTTCGCCAGCATCGCCGCGCCATTGCCCTGTCGCGCAGCGCAAGCGAAAGCTGA
- a CDS encoding flagellar protein FliT: MESTLTPDECLLSLSREMLQCATSGDWDQLTKLEQSRLPLFNEIFAQGISGRIALAREVLALDEQTQSLVQAQMPVLQQAILLMQTSGKANTAYQTIQDSTSGNDGIR; this comes from the coding sequence ATGGAATCTACGCTCACTCCCGATGAATGTCTGCTCAGTCTGTCGCGCGAGATGTTGCAGTGCGCCACAAGCGGTGATTGGGATCAATTGACCAAGCTCGAACAATCCAGACTCCCGCTGTTTAATGAGATTTTTGCACAGGGTATTTCCGGCAGGATCGCGCTTGCAAGGGAAGTGCTTGCGCTGGATGAACAAACCCAGAGCCTGGTACAGGCCCAGATGCCGGTGTTGCAACAGGCGATTCTGCTGATGCAGACCTCAGGCAAGGCCAATACGGCTTATCAGACTATCCAGGACTCAACCTCCGGTAACGATGGAATCCGGTAA
- a CDS encoding sigma-54 dependent transcriptional regulator → MPDSMTLLLVEDDDQQRQKLAAILEFVAQGAVSVTDSQQALDKINGSVEVVLLGNCGSTQQLTELFEAIKAKSEQTPLVLLVPDNGESPLPKETVQSAFALLNLPMRYSELSDVLQRAEVFNLGRKRGGGGGINLELFRSLVGNSRGVVEVRKLIEQVAESEATVLILGESGTGKEVVARNLHYHSSRRNKAFVPINCGAIPAELLESELFGHEKGAFTGAISARRGRFEMAEGGTLFLDEIGDMPMNMQVKLLRVLQERIFERVGGTKELTADVRVVAATHQNLEELIKEGKFREDLFYRLNVFPIDMPPLRDRIDDIPLLVNELIARMEHEKRGSVRFTPATMMALCQYRWPGNVRELSNLLERMVIMYPYGIVDVGDLPAKFRPAGSPMTQDLPVMNFEPHLVSSTDFQTSSRLPREGLDLKEHISTMECSLIKQALDEADGVVAHAAKRLKMRRTTLVEKLRKYGLQRGETVTGI, encoded by the coding sequence ATGCCTGATTCAATGACGTTGTTGCTGGTTGAAGATGATGACCAGCAGCGTCAAAAACTCGCGGCTATATTGGAGTTTGTTGCCCAGGGAGCGGTAAGTGTCACTGATAGTCAGCAGGCGCTCGACAAGATTAACGGCAGTGTTGAGGTCGTGTTGTTGGGCAATTGTGGTTCTACCCAACAATTGACCGAGCTGTTTGAGGCGATCAAGGCAAAATCGGAGCAGACACCTCTGGTGTTGCTGGTTCCCGACAATGGCGAGTCACCCCTGCCCAAGGAGACGGTTCAGTCTGCCTTTGCCCTGCTTAACCTACCGATGCGCTATTCCGAACTGTCCGATGTGCTGCAACGGGCGGAGGTGTTTAATCTGGGGCGCAAACGGGGTGGGGGCGGCGGTATCAATCTCGAGCTTTTCCGCAGTCTGGTCGGCAACAGCCGGGGCGTGGTGGAGGTGCGTAAACTGATCGAGCAGGTGGCCGAGTCGGAGGCCACGGTGCTGATTCTGGGTGAGTCGGGCACCGGCAAGGAAGTGGTTGCCCGCAATCTGCACTACCATTCTTCCCGTCGTAATAAGGCCTTCGTGCCCATCAACTGCGGCGCGATCCCCGCTGAATTGCTGGAAAGCGAGCTGTTTGGCCATGAAAAGGGCGCCTTTACCGGCGCCATCAGCGCCCGCCGTGGGCGCTTTGAAATGGCGGAGGGCGGCACCCTGTTTCTGGATGAGATCGGTGATATGCCGATGAACATGCAGGTCAAATTGCTACGAGTTCTGCAGGAACGCATCTTCGAGCGCGTGGGTGGCACAAAAGAATTAACCGCCGATGTCCGGGTGGTTGCGGCCACCCATCAAAATCTGGAAGAGCTGATCAAGGAAGGCAAGTTCCGCGAAGACCTGTTCTACCGCCTCAATGTCTTCCCCATTGATATGCCGCCGTTGCGCGATCGTATCGACGACATTCCGCTGCTGGTCAACGAGTTGATCGCCCGCATGGAACATGAAAAGCGTGGCTCCGTGCGGTTTACGCCGGCAACCATGATGGCGCTGTGTCAGTACCGGTGGCCGGGCAATGTGCGCGAGCTGTCGAATCTGCTGGAACGCATGGTCATCATGTATCCGTATGGGATTGTCGATGTGGGCGACTTGCCGGCGAAATTCCGTCCGGCGGGCAGCCCCATGACCCAGGACCTTCCGGTGATGAATTTTGAGCCGCACCTGGTGTCCAGCACGGACTTCCAGACCTCGTCACGCCTGCCGCGCGAGGGGCTGGATCTCAAGGAGCACATCAGCACCATGGAATGCTCCCTCATCAAGCAGGCCCTGGACGAGGCCGACGGCGTCGTCGCCCATGCCGCAAAGCGGCTCAAGATGCGGCGCACGACCCTGGTGGAAAAACTGCGGAAATATGGCCTGCAACGCGGCGAAACCGTGACGGGAATTTGA